GGAGGTCGGCGGGCACCTGCTGCGGCTGCGGCACGCCGTGGCCCTCGCGGCGGAGACGCACGGCTGCCGCATCATGGCCAGCGGCACCGCCCCCATGGCGCAGGACGCGGCCGTACCGGTCACGGACAAGGCCCGGTACCGGGCGATGCTGCGGCAGGCGCCCCAGCTGGTGGCGGAGCAGATGGTCAACGGCATGCACGTGCACGTCGCGGTGCCCAGCCGTCGTTCCGGCGTCGAGGTGCTGAACCGGCTGCGGCCGTGGCTGCCCACGCTGACCGCCATGGGGGCGAACTCCCCGCTGTGGGACGGGCACGACACGGGTTTCGCGAGCTGGCGCACCATCGTCTTCGACCGGTGGCCCGTCAGCGGCGTCCCGCCGCACTTCGCCGACGACACCGACTACGACCTGCGGATGCGGCGGCTGCTGTCCACCGGCGTGATCGCCGACAGCGGCCAGCTGTACTGGCAGGCCCGGCTGTGCGAGCGCTACCCCACCGTCGAGGTGCGCTGTGTGGACGTCCAGCCGCGCACCGACGACGCCGTGATGTTCGCCGGGCTCGTGCGCGGCCTGGTGGAGACGGCCATGCGGGACGCGGGCGCCGGGCGTCCGGCGCCGGAGACGGACCCCGAGCTGCTGAAGGCCGCCATGTGGCAGGCCGCCCGGCACGGCCTGAGCGGGGACCTGCTCGATCCCGCCGGCCGGCGCTGCCGCGCCGGTGACGTGGTGTACCAGCTCCTCGAACGCATCGCGCCCGCGCTCGAGGAGGCCGGTGACACCCGGGAGGTCACCGCGCTCGTCCACCGTCTGATGCAGCACGGCACGGGCGCGGACCGGCAGCGCCAGACGCTGGCCGACGGCGGCCCCGGTGCCGTGGTCGACATGCTCACCGAGGCCACCGTGATGCCGTGACGGGCCGCGGCCCCGGCGGGTCAGGCGCCGAGTTTGCCGGCCAGGTCGGTGAGGATCCGGGCCAGGTCGCGCACCTCGCCGTCGGTCGGCGCCGGGCCGAGACGGTCCACCAGGTCCCGCCTGGTGATCACGAGCAGGGCTCCCGCCGGCCCCTCCTCGTCCGGCGCGGCGTGGTCGACCACGTGTGCCCTGCCTTCCAGCAGGACGAGCGCGGCGTCCTCGCTGCGGGCATCATGAAGTCGCCTGACATGGGTCTCGTCGATCATCCGCCGGCCTCCGGTCGTTCGGGGGTTTCCCAGGTGCCTCGGCGGGTGCCCGCCCACGACCAGGTGAACCGTTCACCGCAACCAGCCGACGGGGAGTGAACCCGTGCCGCAGCCGGACGACGAACTGCTCGCCTTCGACACCAGTGGCCTGGAGGACTGGGACGAGGGGCGTGCGCGCGCCGCCCTGGACGGCGGTCAGGGCGCCCTGTACCGCAACCATCTGCGGATCGCCCTCCGGCTGGACGCGTGGGCGGAGGCCGAGGGCCGGCGCACCGACGTGGACGCGCGGTACCGCGCCGGGTACACCCAGGCCCTGCGGGACATGGCCGCGTTCCTCAGGCAGACCTACTACCTCCCCGCGGACACGGAGTGAGACACGGCCTGCGCTGCCGCCCCGGTCGTCCGGTCAGCCGAGGAGGTGCCGCTGGAGCCAGTCCGCGGCGGCCCGGCGGAACAGCCGCCGGTTGTCGGCGCGCAGGAAGTCGTGGCCCTCGTTGCGCAGTGTGAGCAGCTCGGCGGCCTGTCCGCGTTCACGTGCCGCCCGCACGAACTGTTCGGACTCCTGCGGAGGGACGTTGGTGTCGTGTTCGCCGTGGACGGCGAGCACCGGGACGCGCAGCGCGTCGATCCGCGTCATGGGCGACAGCGCGCGCAGCAGCTCGGCGTCACGCTCGGGATGCCCGTACTTGTGCGCCGCCGACTGCGCGATCCACGGTTCGGTGCCCTCGAAGAACGTCGCGAAGTCGGACATGCCGCACACCGCGACCCCCGTGCGGAACAGTTCGGGGTGCCAGACGAGGGAGGCGAACGTGAGGTAGCCCCCGTACGAGCGGCCCATCACGGCGAGCCGCGCCGGATCGGCCGGACCGGCCAGGATCGCGTGTGCGGCGCAGTCGGCGACGTCGTCCAGCGCGGCGAACCGGCCGCTGCCCAGATCGGCGTCCACGAACGAGCGTCCATGGCCCGAGGAGCCGCGCACGTCGGGT
Above is a genomic segment from Streptomyces glaucescens containing:
- a CDS encoding glutamate--cysteine ligase, yielding MTTVGVEEEYLLVDVATGRLSPYGEKVRAAAGLERFVAADEVQLELLQAQVEVATPVCGTLEEVGGHLLRLRHAVALAAETHGCRIMASGTAPMAQDAAVPVTDKARYRAMLRQAPQLVAEQMVNGMHVHVAVPSRRSGVEVLNRLRPWLPTLTAMGANSPLWDGHDTGFASWRTIVFDRWPVSGVPPHFADDTDYDLRMRRLLSTGVIADSGQLYWQARLCERYPTVEVRCVDVQPRTDDAVMFAGLVRGLVETAMRDAGAGRPAPETDPELLKAAMWQAARHGLSGDLLDPAGRRCRAGDVVYQLLERIAPALEEAGDTREVTALVHRLMQHGTGADRQRQTLADGGPGAVVDMLTEATVMP